The Flavobacterium sp. M31R6 nucleotide sequence ATTTTCAGAATTTTAAAATACAATGAAAAAATATTTTTTTATAATCCTAGCTTGTAGTTTTCAATTGGCTTTTTCAAATCCCATTAAGGACAGTATTTATGCCAATAAATTTCATAATCTATTATTGCTGAGCGAATATGAGTATGAAGATTGTGATGCCTGCGGTTGTTCTGCCAGTAGTGGTGGATTGGGTTTTGGTTCCATGCTAAATTCAAACTTTGTGGGAGTACGATATTTGAATCAAAGCTACACCAGTAAAGACGGAATTTTTGACAATTCGCCTTGGGTGGACGAAAATTTCAATACAATCCAGATTTGGTCCAAAATACCAATTACCGAAAGAATTCAAATTTTCACTTTGATTCCCTTTCAGCATCACAGCCGTGAACTGTCAACAGGAAAGGAAGAAATTCAAGGATTGGGTGACATAACTGTGATGGGAATGTACACTTTGTATCAAACACATAAAGATAGCATTACTTTGACCCATAAACTGCAAATGGGAGGTGGTGTCAAAATGCCTACCGGAAAGTTCAATGAGGCCAATAATCTTGGGACGGTTAATC carries:
- a CDS encoding transporter, with the protein product MKKYFFIILACSFQLAFSNPIKDSIYANKFHNLLLLSEYEYEDCDACGCSASSGGLGFGSMLNSNFVGVRYLNQSYTSKDGIFDNSPWVDENFNTIQIWSKIPITERIQIFTLIPFQHHSRELSTGKEEIQGLGDITVMGMYTLYQTHKDSITLTHKLQMGGGVKMPTGKFNEANNLGTVNQSFQVGTGSWDYLLVADYVIQKNNLGMNLLMDYTIKTENKRNYQYGNQFNYGGLFFYSLEANAVKIMPHIGFVGEVYESNKQHGQVLPNTAGDVLFSKFGIEVGKDKFSLGMSAMLPVNQHLAGSNIEANYRLMFNLNYSL